The DNA region GGAGGAGGCCCCGCCCGTCGGGGCCTCCGTCTCGCACGTCACCGAGAAGGGCACCTGTTCCGACTTCGTCTCCTCGGGACTGCGCACCTCCACGCCGATCTTGTTCTCGTACGTCCCCGACGCGTCGTACGTCGTCACGATGACCGAGTTCTGCTTGGTCTTCCCGCCGTTCGCGGGGAACGACAGGGTCTTCCAGCCCGGGTCGGACACCTCACCCGACTCCGTCACCCAGCGGTACTCCACGTCCGCCGGCACGACCGTCACCGTGAACGTCGCCGTGAAGGTCGGAGCCTCGGCGTCGGGCGGCGGGCAGGCGCCGGTGTAGTCGGTGTGCGAGCCCGAGACCGTGACCTTCACGGACTGGGTGGGCGGCTTGGTGGTCTGGCCGCCGCCGGTGGTCGAACCGCCGTCGCTGCCGTTCGAGCCGGAGCTCTCCGTGGTCGAGCCGCCGTCCGTGCCGCCCCCACTGCTCCCGCCGTTGTCACCGCCGCCCGTCGAGCCGCCGGTGTTCGACCCGCTGTTGGTGGTGTCGTCCCCGCCGCCTCCGTTGTCCCGGTTGACCAGGGCGTACGTCAGTCCCGCGAGCGCGATCGCCAGCGCGGCCAGTCCCGCGATCACCACGATCGTCGCGCGCCGAGGATGGGCGGGCCCCGTGGTGGTCGTCGCGGACGGAGCCTGCTGGGGCGAGTAGGCGGGCTGTGTGTAGGCGGGCGGTGTGTATGCGGGAGTGGGGGCCGACGGGGTCGGGGCCGGCTGCGGCAGCGCCGCGATCGTCGGCGCGTAGGCGGCGCTGCCCGTCTGGGGTGTGCCGCCCGCCGCGACGAGCCGGAGATCCCGTTCGGCGTCCTCGGCCGACACACGGTCCGCCGGATCCTTGCGCAGCAGGCCCTCGATCACCGGGGTGAGCGGGCCCGCGCGGAGGGGCGGCGGCAGTTCCTCGTCCACGACCGCCCGCAGGGTGCTCAGCGGGGTGTTCTGACGGAACGGCGAGTTGCCCTCGACCGCCGCGTAGAGGAGCACACCGAGCGACCACAGGTCGGACTCGGGTCCTGGTGTACGTCCCAACGCCCGCTCCGGGGCGAGGAATTCGGGCGAACCGATGACCTCACCGGTCATGGTGAGCGCCGAACTGCCCTCGACCGTGGCGATCCCGAAGTCGGTGAGGACCACACGGTCGTCGTTCGACAGCAGTACGTTGCCGGGCTTCACGTCCCGGTGCAGGACCCCCGCCTCGTGCGCGGCACGCAGCGCGGCGAGCACCTCCGCTCCGATGTGCGCGGCGCGCTGCGGAGACAACGGGCCCTCGGCGTCCAGCAGATCGGAGAGCGCGATCCCGCGGATCAGCTCCATCACGATCCACGGGCGCCCGTCCTCCGTGGCCACGTCGTAGACCGTCACCACATTGCGGTTGGCGACCCGGGCGGCCGCCCACGCCTCGCGTTCCAGCCTGGCGTACATCCGCTCGGCGTCAGGACCCGGCAGTCCGCCCGGGGCCCGTACCTCCTTGACGGCTACCTCGCGGTGCAGCACCTCGTCACGGGCGCGCCACACCGTCCCCATCCCGCCCTCGCCCAGCGGAGAGAGCAGACGGTAGCGCCCCGCGATCACTCGTTCACTACCCGGCTCTTCGGACACGGGCGTCCCCCATTCGCATCCGCACGATTCTGAACAAAAGTAGCTCAACCGAGTGCGGTTGCCGCCCCCCTGAACACCAATCCAGCCCCAAGGGCCACCACGACGAACGCGGATCCGATCGGCACGGTCCGCCGGAGCAGGGCCGCGGTCCGGCCGCCCGACCACCGGGCGCCGTTCTCGATCGCCTTCGCGACCCGGCTGCCGATCTTGACCACGGCGAACCCGGCCGCTGTGAGCGTGAGCGCGAGCCCCGCCCCGAAGGCGAGCACGAGCAGCAGCCCGAACCAGGCCTTGCCGAGCGCCGCGGCACCGACGAGCACGACGACCGCGGAGGGACTCGGCACGAGCCCGCCGGCGAAGCCGAGAAGAAGGGTGTCCTTGAGCTTGAGAGAGTGGGAGTGGGTGTGCGGGTGGGGGTGGTGGCCGTGACCGTGATCGTGGGGGGCGTCGTGGCCGTGGGCGTGGGAATCGTCGTGGTCGTGGGTGTGGGACGGGCCGTGGTCGTGCGTCTGCTTGTCACCGTGTTCGTGGTCGTCCCCGTGTGTGTGGGCGCCCTTGGGGCGGTCCTCGTGCCCTTGCGCATGCGCAAGAACAAGCGCGCGATCATGGCTGTGGGCGTGAACGTGCCCATGGCCGTGTCCGTGGCCGTGGGA from Streptomyces sp. NBC_00258 includes:
- a CDS encoding serine/threonine-protein kinase; this translates as MSEEPGSERVIAGRYRLLSPLGEGGMGTVWRARDEVLHREVAVKEVRAPGGLPGPDAERMYARLEREAWAAARVANRNVVTVYDVATEDGRPWIVMELIRGIALSDLLDAEGPLSPQRAAHIGAEVLAALRAAHEAGVLHRDVKPGNVLLSNDDRVVLTDFGIATVEGSSALTMTGEVIGSPEFLAPERALGRTPGPESDLWSLGVLLYAAVEGNSPFRQNTPLSTLRAVVDEELPPPLRAGPLTPVIEGLLRKDPADRVSAEDAERDLRLVAAGGTPQTGSAAYAPTIAALPQPAPTPSAPTPAYTPPAYTQPAYSPQQAPSATTTTGPAHPRRATIVVIAGLAALAIALAGLTYALVNRDNGGGGDDTTNSGSNTGGSTGGGDNGGSSGGGTDGGSTTESSGSNGSDGGSTTGGGQTTKPPTQSVKVTVSGSHTDYTGACPPPDAEAPTFTATFTVTVVPADVEYRWVTESGEVSDPGWKTLSFPANGGKTKQNSVIVTTYDASGTYENKIGVEVRSPEETKSEQVPFSVTCETEAPTGGASSDDPQALAPNGAVGPRQ